From the genome of Electrophorus electricus isolate fEleEle1 chromosome 14, fEleEle1.pri, whole genome shotgun sequence:
TTGCAGTACCTTTTAATAGTTACAGTCTGCTGTTCCTGAAAGCAATTTGTATTGAACTATTGAGTTATTGGTAGTATTGCAGTTTGGCCTCATAGATAAAACTAATCACATTGTTTAAAGTTGCATACAGATTtgtgcaggacacaggacaACTCGATGAAAGACTATAAATCTTAGCTGTGTCTATAATCTTGCTAAAATAAATCAGCCCTTGGTCTTGATCCATAATGccaaaaatagcattttattgtttaaaaaatcccTTTGTTAGTGATGTTTGTACTCCAATACTGTACTGTCCATTTACTTTCTAAGTTCATTTGAAAGTCCTTTTAATATTTCGCTGGATCCGATAGTAAACTGTGAATGACCAGATGGAGAAGGTTAAGTGGAGTGATTTCTGTATCCTAACATAAATGCTTAACTTGTCATTTGGACAGTTTGTACTCataacagttgtgtttgtgttctacAGCTATCAGCTTGGGTTAACCAGCAATCAAAATAATGAAGTGAACCATTCATATATCCCACAGCATACAAATCAGAATTTCAGTACCAATCTGTTCAGTTTACACTGTGACAGAAATGTCTTTCTCTGTAGATTGTCGGTGTGTCTTTTTTGCCTTTTACTGATCTGTTATTTATAAGTAGCCACCAAGgcaattttataataaacaaagatgcccatttttttaaagaacacgACTCTAAGCATCATGACAAATATTTGCATAACAGCCCCAGTGTGGGGGCCTGTCTTCACAGTAAAGCTTGATACACTATATTCCGCTTCACTCTGCTCAAATATTGGTGAGAACAGGGATCTGCCATTGAGAAGCGTCTAATGCcttcattattttaatacatttattaaaacctAATTTATTGCATAACTTGAAATGTGACGTAAATGCgacaaatgctttatttttaacatgttaAGTTGAATATTTAATATACTGGAATactgatattttaaattatgttgATGCTTGGTTAGGTACAGTACGTTGTGTTACAAAAGACAAAAGATGGTTCTATGGACAAATATTagcttttcatttttgtataaaCGCGAACTTGGACTTCAGTAGTTTTATATCATTTGCTCAAAGGGATATCAATGCCTCATAAATATCGCATGTAAAAATATCTATGAAAATGTCCAGATAAATACATCTAATAAGTGAAGTCTTCCAAGGTACCAAATGGGTCACATGTCAATAGtattaaaatcatattaaaaCAGCAATGATTCAGTCTGATATATATGGGCAAGTGCTGAGCTGGGTGTAAACTGGGTTTACCAAAAACACTGTTAACTATGTACATGATACAGGCCTGTTTTTCTCCACATTCAATTAGgaaataacattcaaacactGTCGCGGTTCCGACTGACTTAAATGGTCCTTAAGGCTCCAGTGGTTGTAAAATGGGCACATATTGGTCGATCTCTTTATTCTATCTCGCACAAGAAATCTCAGctgtctaaataaataaaaatgactaaatgGGAATGGAAACAGAAAATAAGTGAAAAGAGTTAATTACATGCTTTCCAAAAATCTATGCAAAGCCAAATGTGTCAAAGTTCTATACTACTCAAGGTGCAGTGTGAGCattaatgtatatttacaaaGCACATTACAATATGTGATGATAAATTGATTTTAGTGAACACTTCCGAAGTGTTTCCACACACCATGAATGTGCagggcaaaaaaacaacaactttgtACCAGAAgtgtaatatttacaaatggACTGCTAACACTGTCGAATTATAGATGTGTTTCAATGCAATTTGGTTTGTAGGTTTTTCCCGTTTCCAGTAATTAAAACGTTCTTTCCTGGAATATGTAGTCCAAAGGATTTTCAAGTTTTGATGGATCAGCGCAAGTAATAAGAGCTACACTGAAAGTAAAACTATAGAAAGGAGGTCTTCTCCCCAAGGCACCTGTGGTGATGGCATCCATCTCTTGACTGACTCATCATTACAACATGGCAGCCTGATGCTGGTTGGTTGTACAATTGCTGAGAGGGTCATTTTGACTATTAAAGCACTGTAAAGGGACATCTGCATGAGTGTGAAGTGCTGTGCAGTGCATTACTGTGGTATAGTGCCCTTGTATCTATCTAGCTgggtttattgtgtttttggaaGGTTCTCATCAGCTTCACCAGTGCTCTAGGTGCAAGTCCATGGCAGAGTTCAAGTTGATGTCCGTCACATCTAGGAATTCCGTGTTGAAGATGCTGGGTCCAGCCGGAGGCATTCCGCTGCCGAACGCCGTAGCTGAGCTGGGCGGAGTCAAATCCAGCCATTCCATGGCCTCCCACGGCGATTCCGTATAGGTCATCCCGAGCCCTTGGCTGTCGGTGGCCACTGGCGACACTTTGGTGGCCATGGGGCTCAAAGGGGTGTCCATCATGTCGCGGTTGCCTAGCAACTTGTCATCGTGGCGATGGCCTGCGAATCCCTCTCCGACCTCCTCCAGTGGGGCGTCCTCGGCGGCCATCTTCAGCGGCATGATGTCGCCCGGCCGGGTCATGGGGCTCCCCAGGAGCACCTCCAGGTGGCAGTCCGCGGCAGCGTGCTCGTATGGCATCATAGAGGCTGCCACGTGGCCGTAGTGTCTGTGGAACTTTGGGATGGCCGCGGCGCCAGCGCTGCTGGGTGGAACTGTAAGGTGAGGCACAACTTTGGTTACAGGGCACCTCCCTTCTTTGGCGTTAGCTGgcatttctttgaaaaaaagGGGAACGGGAAGGATGTCACAGCACAGACAGTGAACTGTTTGTTTGACAATTAAAGCTGCCTTCACGAAGGGGGCGTAACAGAGTTGCCAGCCACAGGTTAATGCAGCGTGCAGTAGGCACGGACAGCGAGCCTCCACCGACTGGAACATTTAAGTTTACGTTCCAGTGTGCCGTGACACAACTATTGCAGGCCACTCATGCTTTCGGTTGGTATATTTCTATGCTCACCTCCGCTCTCAATAAGGACATCGAGAAGTTCGTCCATTTGCTGGCTTCTGGTCATCTGCTGCAACAACAGGGAGCAAACGTAAGTGTTCATCATACAGAAATCATGTCCAAATGCCTCAGACATACGTAATGTACATCTGACACCAAGATTAAATCTGCGCTACAGTTATGATTAATTCTGCAAAATGTCGCCGCCCCAGTGAAGAATGAAGGATCTGTTCAGCTTCTGTAGCTGTCAAAAAGCTGTCAAGGGCTTTTTGTCCTTCCAACGGTTTTGTTTATCTTCCAAAGGCTTTTTTTGCATAGTGACCACTGCAAGATAAGCAATTTCTTTTTCACAACATACTTGAGCATACAGAATCATGATTGCCacctgaaaataaatgtattgtcTACCATTGATGTACTGagtgaaaaaagaaatgctATGTTTATCCAAGTCAGAATGTTGACTTTCTGGTTTAGAATTACCAAACATATTAAAACTCCCTTCAGGCTTGACAACAGTTCCTTTTGGCTGTCTCATTTTAAAACCAGGAAGTGCACATTCTCTATCTTGGAAAACATAAAAGCTCAAAACAGTCTGTGactgataaaaacaaatatgtaatgtAGTTTCACTTGGGTGTCATTCAAAATTGCATTTATAACAGCCAGAAAGCTCTTAGGGTACTGAATTGTGTTGAGTAgcagaaaagagaaagtgtgtgtgtgtgtgtgtgtgaagccggAGGGAGGCACAGGGCTCAGGTGCTTCTGGGGGCCCCTTTACCTGCTGCACTGCATCCTCGTAGCAGGGCGGCTGCCTAACGGCAGATGCAGGAGAGGCTGAGCTACACAAGGCAGTGGAGGAGAAGTCACACTTATGGCCAATGTGCCTGCCACAGTGCAACAGTGCCATCTACATGAGGAGATAGGGCGAGACGTTACAACCCCAGACAAGGAGGTGGGACCAGAGGAAGCCTCAGATCTCGcttggtgggggttggggggtttgAGGTCACGATCGTGTGCtgcaggtagtgtgtgtgtgcaaatatgCAGGAGCACTTTCTGGCATATGGGCCTGGACTTGGCTGGTTGTACAATTGGGGGCAGCTGAAAGGTATGGCACCTCCTAATGTGCAGTCTGCCATTGGTTTTGCCATGTGATATGATCACAGGACCACAATAAAGACCACTGAGAGACTTGTGACTACTCATGTGTATACAGTCCACTGCATTCTGGGCTGATGATCATGTGACCCGTGCATTCATTGCCTGTGGCTGTGGACTTTTACAAGCTGTCTGTGGTCATAAGATTGCCGGTTTCCAAATAATAAATGTCGTGGACAGTTTGCATCTGCGTCCACAGGCAGAAGGCATGTAAAACAAACCCTTTCCAGCTAGAGTTTGTGCGTGTTTAATGTCAGGACGGCGCACGGGGGCCGATCGTAGGCTAGCCCTAACAAACCTTCGCCTGCATGTCTGGGGTCTTGACCTTGGGAGACCCCCTGGTCATGAGGCTGTTCTCGTACATGGGCTGCATGCTTCTTTGGTCAGGTGCATAGGAGCAGCTTACGGGCTGGCAGGCACCCTTCTGCtggagctgagagagaaagaagcactTGGTTAGCTCACAATCCCACGGTATGCCAGCCATCTGGACATTCGGTGTCCTCAGCCATGCTTGCGCACTTGTGATGTTAATTGTATTTGTGGGGATGCGCACCTGCATGGGGTGTGGTCTGGCTCCACCATGCGGCAAGGGGTGAGAACAGCTGTCCCTGCCCAGGGGAGGCGTGAGCAGGTACGGGTGGCTGGGTGAGGATGGGAGGCTGCTAGGCTGCGGGCTGCTGGAGCTCTTGGTGACGGGGGAGTCCTGGGGCGAGCACTGAGGGCTCAGGTAGGCCGACAGCCCGGAGGGGCTCCCGGAAGCGGGGCCGCCCAGGCCGCAGTGCCCCATACCCTCGATGCAGCTGCCCGGGGGCCCGCACTTGGGCTGCTTCGAGGCCAGCGGGCAGCTGGAGGCCACGTGCTCCTGCTTGACGGACACCCCGAAAAAGTGCTGCTGCATGTGGGCCGGGGGCTGTGGGCGGAGCGGgtggggcgggggcgggggctcGGGCGGGCCGCCGTGGGTGCGCTTGCGCTTGTGCAGCTGCATGCGCAGCTCCTCCACCTGCCGCTGCTCCTGGTGCAGCTTCCACGTCAGCTCCTCGATCACCTTCTGCTTCTCCACGAGCATCTTGTCCTTCTCGGTGTCCAGGCCCTCCGGGGCATCTCCGTGCGGGCAGCCGCCCGCCGCAGGGCTCTCGTCAGCGCTCGGCGGCGTGGGCGAAGGCTGCAGGCCGAACCGCGGCGATGACAAAGCCACGTCACTGAAGCTGTCGGGCAGGGAGCCGCCCACGGACAGGTCTGAGGAGGCGGGTGAGATAGGCGGTGTGGAGCCGGTGCTGCAGAAGGGGTAGTAGCCGCCCGTGTGCGACATGGTGGAGCCGGGAGACTGGTAGGAGGAGCCGGTGGGTGTCACCGGGAAGGTCACTGTGGTGATGTCTCCAGAGGAGGAGGGCGAACTGCAGCTCGGGTCTTTGTAAGGTCGCAGCCTCTCGATCAGGGCCGTCTTGGTGCCGGACACAGGGAGGCCTCGTATTCTCAGCTGCTGCCGGAGCTCGGACACCTGTGGAGGAAATCGAGGACAACGTCGTCAGTGCGAGCAGGAGGCCACCGTGTTCCCGTCACCACCGCTATCTGTGCTGCAACATCTCAGCGGTCTGCATGTGGCCCGGTTTCCATCAGCAGAGCGTGATACGTACTTTCAAGTCGTCGAGGTTGGCGGGCAGAGGCCCTGGTCTGACGGGCGAGACGCCGGCCGGACCGCAGTAGGAGCTCTTCACCGGAGACGTGGAGCCGGAGCCGTCGGGCGCGTCCCGCtcgcctgcctgcctgcagCACATGCGCCAGGTTAGGTCTGACCCACAAACGACGACGATGACGACAAGGCAGCCGTGTCAAGGCTGGCTACTGGCGGAGGAACTCACTTGGCCAGCGGATTCTGCTGTGGCGGGCCGTAGCCGAAGCTCTGGGCCGTGGCCGGCTGGCGCGTCCCCTGCTGCTGTTGCTTCTGCTGGCTGAGGATCTGCAGCTGCAGGAACAGCTGCTGTTGCTGCAGCAGGCGGGCGTAGGCCGAGTCCATGGGTGGAGGCGACTTCTCCGCCTTCTGGTCCGGTGGGATGTACTGGTGGTACTTAAGCTTCTTCACCTTCGGCTTCACATCCTTGGGCTTCTTGGGCCGGCTCTTGTCCGACGTTTTGGACTGTGGCAGCCGAGCAAAACGTTAGTGGCGTGTTGGTGACGCAGGAACGTGCCTGCTGGTAGGTTAATTAAGGGCCGCATACAACTATTGTATCACACCACCACAGTGTAACAGTACCATTAATTAGTGGTACAGTGAGCACAGTATCAGTCGGTTGTTACATTGTTGTTACACTAATGCAGTAGTTACActttgaaaaattaataaaactatTTCTGTGAATCTGTGGTTTATACTGAATATTGTTTTGACGCATATACATACTAGGCCTTTGCTTCGGCAATACGGTGTGTTATATACACAAGGCGATGAAACGTTGACACTTCCAGTTGTTTGTGATGAAGCGGTCATCTCTCAtcgctgtgtgtctgcaggtggtCTTACCTTGATGATGGCAGGAACTCGGATGGCTGGAACTGTCTGGGTGGGCGGCACGCTGCTGCTTTCTTCATGGTTCTGAGTAGCATTTTCATGTGAGCCCTTAATgataaagatttaaaatgttgcatGAGAACTGGCAATGATTGTTCAGACCTAAATTATGACTGAATTTCAAAAGAACGTGAAAATTGTAGATAAATGCTTTTAATTGAATGTAGTGTAAAATAAACTTGAGTGCCTCTGTAAGCGGCTCATTCCAGAGCTCCAGTGAGTAAAGATTTTGATGCCTAACGTTTGAGAATAAAGCAACAAAGTGTCTCAAGCCCCACGGAAAAAcgtaaaaaaaattaacaattaaaaaagcacacaaagacatgtTATCACATTGTCAAATCCACAATAAATTGGCCTACAGGGTTGGACCCGAAGCCAGAGACTTGCCATGTGCTCGGCAAGCTCTCTCAGGAGGCTAACCAGCATACTGCAGTTAAAGTTATGGCCACAAGGTGGTACTCTTCCTAAAGCTATTTCTAACACTCCTCTTAAAACTAAGAGACACACTTGACGTCTTCAATGATGAATAACACGTGGAACAGTATTGATGTATACTGGAAGATAGAAGTCCCACTAAACAGCAAAGACCTAGGGGCTTTTTATTTGTGACAATCTGTAAAAGTCATAATATTCCTACAAGCACTGTGCAAACATAATAGAGATTTGGGTTGCGCAGTATCAGTGGCTTGTATCCCAGCATGCCGTGGTGGTTGCTgacctgtgagggtgaggggGCACTGCTGGCTTTGCTCTCGGCCAAGGCTCCGGCTGAGCTCTGGGACTCGTCACTGAGGGGATGCTCCGGAGACAGGCTCTCGCTACCGCTGTCCTCCTCGAACGCGTACGAGTCCTCCTGTTTGGGGAACTTCCCATGGTTCGCTGGACAAGTAGCAGAAGGATACGACTGCATCAAGGTGTTAGGCTGCAAAGGAATACCTTAGTACTGAACCtcaaaaacatgcatatattttattcaGGATTCAGAGTCGTTTAAAACGGTTTCAGggtttgtttctattttttgtcAAATGCTACGTTTTATTGATACAGACTCCAGGGATAATTTCaggcaaaaatatttatgttgtaCGTAACTCCAAAACCAAGCATTTGCCTAAAAACACTCTAAAACCATTTTAAACTACTCTCAGCactgatgaaaatgttttttgttttttttttgtgttaaagtATTCTTTAAAGATTGGACGACAGAGTGAGTCAAGCCCACaacaaagcaaagtaaaacaaagcGGATTGAAGGGGGGGACCCCTACCAAGAGCCTCAGACTGCAGCTCTAACTGatgtaaaacaaaactgattaacATCTTCACTCGGCGAAGAGTTAAGGAGAGTTGCATGGctctgaagtgtgtgtctgtgtaaatatttgaaaaacTGTCTCTCCGTGTCGGAGCGCGGCTGCCTCGTGCCCGGGCGTGTGCGTCCGCGCGGGGGAGGGGCGCatggcttgtgtgtgcgtgtgccagAAGTTCTTCAGAGTCCAGCTGGGCCATGGCTGGACAGTGCTGGTCTTTTCCCGTTCTTGCCTAATGGCTGCACTTGGCTCCACGGTGTTATGATATGGGGTAGAGGAACAGGGGCACGGGGGCAGGGGTTAGCGGGGTACTTCGGCTTAAAGGGAGCTCTGATAATATCAAGGGGCATGAGGACAGGTTGTTGGGATGCTGTCCTATCAGCGGAGGTCAGACTAGGGGTTACGAGAgggacgcgcgcgcgcgtgtgtgtgtgtgtgtgtgtgtgtgtgtgtgtgtgtgtgtgtgtgtgtgtgtgagtgtgtgagtgtgtgtgtgtgagagagactcgTTCAGTATCTGAGCATGTGACTAGCCAACTGCCAAGAACGTGGGCCCTGGTTTCAATCATGGCACTCCGCTGTCAGTGTTCTGGGTACAtactctgccccctcccccagaGCCCAACCGCCTTCCAGCGCCAACAGAAGAAAGGCCTTGGTTTTCCTCCACCTGTCGGTGCTGGACTGGTCTGGACACTAGAACGAGCCCTGCCCTAGAGATACCTGACCCCCACTTGCCTACTCCTGCCATCACGCATGCGTTTCATTCAGAGTCACCGCTCTCTCGGGGTTGATGGGGTGAGCAGgagtaaagagagaaaaattgaTTACTTGAAATAAATAGCACAAAGGGCATTTATGCGGGGCGTATATATACAGATGCCGAGGGCTTTTCAGATTACAGGGAGCCTGCCATTGCCCTTCAAAGAAAGTTGTAAAATCCCAGAGTCCTTTGCTTATTTAAAAGCCCGCAGGTCTAATAATCAAACCCAGAGAGCAGGTCATGGGAGCGTCGCAGGATTGGGTCTCCTTGGACGGCACACAGCTGTGGGGCGGCTCCGGTCCCCCGGACACCTTTGTAGGTGGCTCGCCGGAGCCACATAAATCAGCGGGAGTCAAAACAGAGCAGCGAGGGGCAACCGTTCATTTGATGTCCTGAGACGAGGGGCGGGGCTAAACCCAGCTGTTGTTCGTCTCAATAAAACACGCCGGTCTTCCAGTAGAGGTAATGTAAACGCAGGTCCTCGGCCTCGCGGTCGGCTTACgcaacacatttacacacagcaccacagggtgggtgtgtgtgtgtgtgtgtgtgtgtgtgtgtgtgtttaccaccgGCTGCGTCCGCAAACATCGGCTTCGGCTATGGCATAGTAAACACGATGCGAACTTACACCCGCGACCGAGGGCCAACGGCCCCTTAAATCGGTGTGTGTTTTTTGAACCCTGGTTTTGGAGGACTGTCATATGTTTACTGCCGTCCGCGTCCGCAAACATCGGCTTTGGCTATGGCGTGGTTGCATGGCATAGTAAACACGATGCGAAATAACACCCGTGACCGAAGGCCAAGGGCCCCTTcaattggtgtgtgtttgttgagccCTGATTTTGGAGGACTGTCAGGAATATTGCTAAACGTCACCTCCTGGGAGTGTTCGGGGAAGTGTGGGTAACTTTCAGAGCCGGTAATGGCCCATTTCCTCTGTGTTTACCTTTGATTCGATATGGAAATGAGTTTTAGGCACGGTCGAGGGCGAATTGCAACCGGTGATTGTTAGTAATCGGCACAAAATTGCGGTGCACCACTCCGGTGCAGATACCTTTCACAGCGGCCTCTTTAAGGCTGGAGTCCACAGGAATGATGTTCTTCTCAACCAGCTCCAGAGGGCCTGGTCTCAGGGCGATCTTCTCGTTGAGGTCGTCCGCAAGCCGGGCACGCCTCAGTTTGTTCGGTGGTTCCTGAGCAGAGCCCTCGACGGCTGAGTCTGAGCGGTGAATGCAGCAACCGTAAGCATAgttaatccacacacacacgtgcacaaacactgcagcagcagagtCATGGCTAGCGTAAACAGTTATTGTGTGAGGATCCAAGTCGGGACACGCCCGAGGGCCTCATCCGTCATCACTGGTCACGCAGGGCTTTCACCAAAGTGTCAGAACGATCCTCATGTACACAGCCTGGTTGTACCAGActgctgccaaaaaacaaaacccatgtagtttgttttctttacagcTGCTGTATTTTTATTAGTGCTTCCAGCGTTCGGTGGCCAGGGGAACCTTCACCTCTGATGACCTCATGGCAGAATGCATGAAGAACACATGATGTCATATGTCTGAACTAACTGGTGCAGGCTCCTGGCTCACGCGCTGAAGGTCTCACCTTGTAGGATATGCATGCTGATAAGTTCCGATTTCTCTGGTCTACTGCCGATTTTATGCTTCAGATAATCTCCAGTCTGCAAAAGAGTGAGCAGCCCCTCAGTTAATTTCGGACCTACAGCAGAATTACAATGTTTAACTGAGTGTTTGAAAACACcagttttatttgtgcatgcagGGAGGATAATCTCTcgatccccccaccccccaaccgcTGCGTCTGGCTGACCATGTCAGACAGATAATGGTACTCGCGGTTCTCACCTTGGATCGCTCCAGACTTCTCCTCTGCTCATGGAATGCAGCCGGGCTCTTCAGGGCTGGAAAGACAAATGCAAAGATCTTAAATGAATGTGACGTGCTTCTGTCGGTGGGGGGCACTTGTTTTTAATCAGTCCTCCAGAAATATTAATTGGCAGCACCTGCACCCTCTACCCTTAACCCCCCCAACTCCAAAAGATTGCACTGTGCTCAATTACAGCTTTTATGCAGTTCTTAGCTGGACTGCAACAACGGAATTACTGCATTGATTTGGGCTGCTGGCAAAATCTTAGTGGAGTAATCTATGGTAATTTTactaaaaaagaacaaaaaaaccccaaacctgGCAGTAAAGTTCGGCAGCCTGGGTGcgtttcattattttaaactttatattGATTTTCACTTTTGGCTTATGCAATTGTAGATAAATGCTATCTGGGATCTCCAGGCAAGCACGTCCAGTACAGTTGGTATTCTTTCTGAGTCTCTCCTGTTGTGTCCATATCTACCTGCTGTCTCATAGGACAGACAGAATAAGGAGAACGAGAGCTGTTTTACTGTTGTACTGTGGTCAGAGTAGGAACCTGTTATGCCCCCTCGCCTGATGTTTGATCTCCCCTTCCGGCACCTGCACTGATTATGTGCCATGCCCCAGTGCTCTGTCCTATTCCTGGGTCTCTCCCTGATTAAGTAGCACTAACGATGCTGATAAGATtagcattttacatttcttctaATCCTCGGTCCGAGACATCACCCAGACCACTTCTCTTGCCCTTTGACCTATTAATAAAGAAGCCATGCACAACCATGAAGCTTTTAACATGGCCTGGTAAACCtaacataacatataacatgACAAAATATAACAGAGGAACAGTAGCAGCTGTTGTTCATTTGGTGTCCTAAACCCCAAAGGTAACCTCTGAAGTTGCATGTCTGCCCTAAAGCCTGCAGAGAGGCAGTTAGTTTACCCTTCTGACAATGTTAAGAAGGCTTTGAGTTGCACAGTAGAAGCTCAGTCTGAAGATATATTCCAGTGAGATACAAACCAACCAGCCAtcaaccattaaaaaaaaaaaaaaaagttcctggATGGTTTgtcagaacagagagaaagcatcGCTGCACGCAGACCCTGCAGAGCTGCTGGCTCCTCCCCCGGCTCCTCCCCAGCCACACACCAGCATAGCCGAGAGGCCTGAAAACTGCTTTCAAGTGGCTAATAAACACCAGATGTTCCCGGGGAAATGTATACACAGGGCATACAC
Proteins encoded in this window:
- the myocd gene encoding myocardin isoform X9, whose product is MNAVKSSQRPEQSVQRDCRNQEAPSGPTSLRATPQPRSHTKNVLQLRLQQRRTREQLADQGIMPPLKSPAAFHEQRRSLERSKTGDYLKHKIGSRPEKSELISMHILQDSAVEGSAQEPPNKLRRARLADDLNEKIALRPGPLELVEKNIIPVDSSLKEAAVKANHGKFPKQEDSYAFEEDSGSESLSPEHPLSDESQSSAGALAESKASSAPSPSQGSHENATQNHEESSSVPPTQTVPAIRVPAIIKSKTSDKSRPKKPKDVKPKVKKLKYHQYIPPDQKAEKSPPPMDSAYARLLQQQQLFLQLQILSQQKQQQQGTRQPATAQSFGYGPPQQNPLAKQAGERDAPDGSGSTSPVKSSYCGPAGVSPVRPGPLPANLDDLKVSELRQQLRIRGLPVSGTKTALIERLRPYKDPSCSSPSSSGDITTVTFPVTPTGSSYQSPGSTMSHTGGYYPFCSTGSTPPISPASSDLSVGGSLPDSFSDVALSSPRFGLQPSPTPPSADESPAAGGCPHGDAPEGLDTEKDKMLVEKQKVIEELTWKLHQEQRQVEELRMQLHKRKRTHGGPPEPPPPPHPLRPQPPAHMQQHFFGVSVKQEHVASSCPLASKQPKCGPPGSCIEGMGHCGLGGPASGSPSGLSAYLSPQCSPQDSPVTKSSSSPQPSSLPSSPSHPYLLTPPLGRDSCSHPLPHGGARPHPMQLQQKGACQPVSCSYAPDQRSMQPMYENSLMTRGSPKVKTPDMQAKMTRSQQMDELLDVLIESGVPPSSAGAAAIPKFHRHYGHVAASMMPYEHAAADCHLEVLLGSPMTRPGDIMPLKMAAEDAPLEEVGEGFAGHRHDDKLLGNRDMMDTPLSPMATKVSPVATDSQGLGMTYTESPWEAMEWLDLTPPSSATAFGSGMPPAGPSIFNTEFLDVTDINLNSAMDLHLEHW
- the myocd gene encoding myocardin isoform X5; this translates as MTLLGSEHSVLIRNKFRSVLQLRLQQRRTREQLADQGIMPPLKSPAAFHEQRRSLERSKTGDYLKHKIGSRPEKSELISMHILQDSAVEGSAQEPPNKLRRARLADDLNEKIALRPGPLELVEKNIIPVDSSLKEAAVKANHGKFPKQEDSYAFEEDSGSESLSPEHPLSDESQSSAGALAESKASSAPSPSQGSHENATQNHEESSSVPPTQTVPAIRVPAIIKSKTSDKSRPKKPKDVKPKVKKLKYHQYIPPDQKAEKSPPPMDSAYARLLQQQQLFLQLQILSQQKQQQQGTRQPATAQSFGYGPPQQNPLAKQAGERDAPDGSGSTSPVKSSYCGPAGVSPVRPGPLPANLDDLKVSELRQQLRIRGLPVSGTKTALIERLRPYKDPSCSSPSSSGDITTVTFPVTPTGSSYQSPGSTMSHTGGYYPFCSTGSTPPISPASSDLSVGGSLPDSFSDVALSSPRFGLQPSPTPPSADESPAAGGCPHGDAPEGLDTEKDKMLVEKQKVIEELTWKLHQEQRQVEELRMQLHKRKRTHGGPPEPPPPPHPLRPQPPAHMQQHFFGVSVKQEHVASSCPLASKQPKCGPPGSCIEGMGHCGLGGPASGSPSGLSAYLSPQCSPQDSPVTKSSSSPQPSSLPSSPSHPYLLTPPLGRDSCSHPLPHGGARPHPMQLQQKGACQPVSCSYAPDQRSMQPMYENSLMTRGSPKVKTPDMQAKMALLHCGRHIGHKCDFSSTALCSSASPASAVRQPPCYEDAVQQQMTRSQQMDELLDVLIESGEMPANAKEGRCPVTKVVPHLTVPPSSAGAAAIPKFHRHYGHVAASMMPYEHAAADCHLEVLLGSPMTRPGDIMPLKMAAEDAPLEEVGEGFAGHRHDDKLLGNRDMMDTPLSPMATKVSPVATDSQGLGMTYTESPWEAMEWLDLTPPSSATAFGSGMPPAGPSIFNTEFLDVTDINLNSAMDLHLEHW